From Paludisphaera rhizosphaerae:
GTCGCGGTTGCGGTTGTCATCGGGGGCTCCTTCCGTGAAGCGTGTTGTCAGATCAACTGTTGCAACTCATTCGGGAGGCTCATCTCCTCCCTTCTCCCCTTGTGGGAGAAGGTGCCCCGCAGGGGCGGATGAGGGGGCCATAACCGCCGGTGGACTTCGAGACCCCCCTCATCCGGCCTGCGGCCACCTTCTCCCACAAGGGGAGAAGGGACGATTGCGGGGGCTTCTCGCTTGCTTAAACCCTTGCGAACCTCCGTCGCCTCGGCCGGCTCGCGGCGATCTCCCAGGCTTCGGTCGCTCCGATGGCGAAGCGCTCCGGGCCCCACTCAGCGGCGACTTCTCGTGAGCGGCGGGCGACGGTCTGGCGGTCGGGCTCGGAGAGTGTGGCGGCCCATTCGAGCTTGGCGGAGATGTCGCGGGCGTCGTTCGGGTCGAACCGCGCGCCGGTCTCTCCCTGCGGGTCGGGGACGAGCGTTCGGGCGCAGCCGCACCGCGAGGAGAGCAAGAGCGGCAAACCGGCGGCGGCGGCCTCGTTGGCGACCAGGCCCCAGGGCTCGGAGACGCTCGCCAGCACGAAGGCCCCCGCGTGGGCGTACCAGCGCGCCAGGGCGTCGGCCTGGAGGAAGCCTGGGCGGTGGATCGATCCCTCGCAGCCTGATTTCGCGATCGACTCGGCGACCTCATTCGCCTGGGGACCGTCGCCGCAGAGGACCAGGTCCCATGAGCCTCCCTGGGCGCGGTAGAGGCCGAACGCCTCGATCAGCTTCGGCAGGTTCTTTTCCGGGGCGAACCGGCTGACCGAGAGGAAGAAGGGCCCCTCCGGCATCTCCGCCCGCGAGCCCGGCAGCCTGCGCCAGGCGTCGGCCTGATTGGCGAAGAAGTCGTGGTCGACGGCGTTGTAACCCAGGGCGATCCGATCGGCGGGGAGGCCCAGGTCGACGAGATACTCGCGGTGCGAGGGCCCGCCGCAGAGGGCCGCGTCGAAGAGCCGGAGCCGTCGCGACTTGATGATCTCCTTGTACCAGGCCCGGGGGCGGTCGACGGCCTGCGACTCGGACATGAGGATCGTCGGGATGCGTCGGCGGCGGCCCCAACGGGCGAGGGCCAGCGACTCGGGCCGGACGTACCCCACGGCGGCCACGGCGTCGGGACGGTCGCGGTCGAGGGCCTCGGTCATCGCCTCGGTGCAGGCGCCGGCGGGGATGTCCTCGAGCGCCCGGCCGGGGAACAGGACGACGCGGTCGAACGGCTCCTCGCCCTCGGCGCGGGTCCAGGGGTAAAGACGCTCGCCGCCGGCCGTCTCATAGGCGATCAGGCGGTCGCCCCGCGCCGAGAGCCTCGCGGCCAGGGCGCGGAGCCTCGCCAGGTGGTACGGGCCGAAGTTGGTGAAGCAGACGGCGTATTTCAAGTTGAGGTCTCCGGGCGTCCCGACGTCTCTTTCAACGTCTCTCAGAGGCTCACGCCAGTGGGGGCGTGCGAGGCTTTCATGGAGTGAGCGGGGAAGCCGGCCGCCGGCGCGCCGGCCCAGCCGAACCCCTGCGGCGCGGCGGCCTGCGGTTGCGGCTGCACCTGCGGCGCACGGCACCAGCGGGCCACGATCCAGGTGAAGACGACGACCGGGAAGGCGGAGAAGGCCCAGTTGTAGTAGAACCAGACCATCGGGTCGTCGGTGACCACCATGAACCAGGCGTTGAAGAAGAAGATGGACCAGAAGAACTGCGCCCAGGTCGTGTGGGCGTAGAGCAGGAAGTAGTCGTAGAGCAGCCGCAGGAAGATCGCGACGCCGGCCATCACGAGGATCGTGCCGAGGTCGCCGCCGTTGAGCTGCGCCGCGCCCAGGATGCCGATGGCCGGCCCGGCGAAGTCCTCCTCGCGGTCGTACTCTGAGCCGGCGACCCAGGCGGCGCGCCACTGGTCGCGGCCGAAGAGCGGCTTCGTCGGCCAGACGATCCGGGGAATGAACGTGGAGACGACCCGGAAGTAGCTCTGGCCGTAATCGTAGCCCGCCTTCTCCGGGACGGTGGCCAGCATCAGCAGGTAGCCGCCGTACTCCTTGGTCTCGTAGGAGGCGTCGGGATCGTCGTACTCGCCCACGACGTCCATGCTCACGAGCATCTTCGCGGGGTCGAAATCGCCGACGTACTCCACGAAGCCGGAGAACGAGCGCTCGTAGTCCGGGTTGTTCCGCCAGCCGATCGCCAGCGTGACGACGAGCGCCCCGGCGAACGCGGTCCCGCCCAGGACGCTCCACGACGGCCGCTTCCCTTTGGTGGTGTAGATCACGGCGACCGTCGCCAGCACGCCCATCAACGAATGCGAGCGCTTGCCGTTGAACATCCAGATGACCACGTAGGCCGCCGCCGTCATCAGCCCGACGTAGAAATAGGCCGGCCGCGGCGAGTCCGCCCGCCGGCCCGTCGCCATCAGCAGGACGGCCGCCGTCATCATCACGAACGGGAACGAGCGGAGCAGCGCCTCCTCCGCGGAACGCTCCTCGGCCGGGACGCCGCCGCCGAAGACCCCCGCGCAGAACATGCCCCAGACGATCAGCACGGGGCTGATCAGCGCGACCGTCTCGGTCGACCACCCGCGCGGCGATTCCGGAAGTCGGCGGGCGATCAGGCCCCCGATCCCGGAATGGTAAACCAGCAGGAACCACGCCAGCGCCAGGAACGCCCGGTAGTTCGCCAGCGTCACCAACTCCACCCCGCGGACGTTCACCGCCCAGTCGTGGAACGAGATCGGCTGGATCACGTACACCTGGATGTACCCGACGAAGAACATCCAGACCGGCGCGAACGGGTCGAACCGCTTCGTCGCGACCTGCCAGACGAAGTACGCGGCCATCAAGCCGGCTGTCGCGTAGACGTAAAAGAATTCGTCCATGATGTTCGACGCTCTCCGCGCGTCCCCTCTCGTGCCTTCCCTGGTGCAAGTCTTCGATGAACTTCGTCTTCCCCCCTCGCGGGGGAAGACAGATCGCGAAGCGATCAGATGAGGGGGATGATCGGCGTCGGATGTCCGTCCGACGTTTCGTCCTCAACGCGAAGCCGATCCCCCCTCATCCGGCCCTTCGGGCCACCTTCCCCCGCGAGGGGGGAAGGCCGTTATGATCCTCCATCCAGTACGCCTCATCCCCCCGCCGGAGCCAGGATCGGTGATGCGCCGCCGGCGCGAGCCTCGGCGCGGCGGGCTTCGACGAGTCCGGCGACGGCCTCGACGACGCTCACGTGATAGCGGGGCCAGTCGAAGTCCATCGCCCGGCCTCTGGCGGCTGCGGCCATCCGGGCGCGGAGGACGGCGTCGGTTCCCAACCGGGTCATCGCGGCCGCCAGGGCGTCGACGCTCCGCGCCGGGACGATCAGGCCCTCGACGCCGTCGCGGACGACCGAGCCGGCCTCTCGCGTGACGATCGACGGCAGGCCGCAGGCGAGCGCCTCATACGTCACCACGGCCGAGCCCTCGAAGAGCGACGGAAACACGAAGACGTCGGCCGCCGCCATGTGCGAGGGGACCTCCGGGTGCCCCACCCGGCCGAGGGGTTCCACGCCTTCCATGAGTCCCTGGATCGGTCCCAGCCGGCGCGGCATGGGGCCGAGCAATTGCAGCCGCCAACCGGGGCGGCGGACCTTCGCCCAGGCTTCCAGAAGATACTTGATCCCCTTCCGCTGGCTGACCCCGCCGGCGAAGAGGAACGTGCAGGAGTCGTCCGACCGACGCTGGGTGAGCGGGTGGAAGCGGCGGCAGTCGGCCGCGTAGGGGATGACTCGGATCCGGTCGCGGGCGATCCCCTCGCGTTCCAGGGTCGCGGCGATGTGCTCCGAGGGGACGAGGATTCGGTCGGCCTGCTCAAGGTCGCGGAGGCGACGGGCGTGGAGCCAGTCCATCTCCTCGCGGTCGAGGCTGGCGTCGCCCAGGTAGAGCGGGAAGAAGTCCGGCGCGTGGGCCTCCTCGTCGCGGAGGACGCGGGCCTCCTCGCGGACGTCGCCGTGGACCATGCTCAAGATCGTGGCGATCCCCCGGCGTCGGCAGTAGGGCAACGCCACGGCCGAGGCCACGTCGCTGAAGGCCAGCAGCGCCTCGGGTCGAGAGCCCGCCAACTCGCCGGCGGTGCGGCGGTCGAACCAGTGGGTTCGAGCCCGAGCCGCGAGGCGTTTGAGCTGCGGTCGCGAGCCCGCCAGGCGGGATTCCAGCTTCAACGCCAGGTCGACGCTCGGCACGCCGACGACGCGGTCGGCCGGGATCTCCTCATGGTGCCGACGCTCCAGGAACCGGCGGCAGCGGTCGTACAACCGGGGCGTCAGCCGACGAGCCATCGCGGTGCTCAGGCCGTCGGGGTCGTGATAGAACGAGGTCACGAACCGCCGCAGCATCCCCGCGCGGGCGAGCCCGACGACAGCCTGATAGGCGGGGGGACGGGCGTCCGGGCAGGCCACGACCACGGAATCCCGATATATCCAAGACGGCACGTCCATGGCGCCTCCGACCGACCTTCCCTGGTGGCTCGTCTCTAGTCGTCACGTCGAAGTAGACCAGAAGTCGCCCCGAGGAGCAAGCCCGAGGCAACGCTTGAGCAGTGTGGCCGGATAGGTAGCCGCCCGCTGAAGGCTGTCCGCGCGTGGACGGGGCTCCGAACTCGGCGTCCCTCGGCGGCGGATGGTCCCGTAAAGTCGGGCCATCTATCGCATGAGAGGGTCGAACCAGGTGCGGAGGACGTCCGAGACGTCGAAGGAGAGGAACGCCAGGCTACCCAGGAGTGGAACGACGTAGCTGAAGAGGTTCGCCATCAACGGTTGGTCGACCGTGATCCGGTTTGGGGTGGTGTCGGCGACTCGACTGACGACCTCATCTCGATTCACCCCGAACACGACGAAGATGATCGTGGTGACGATCAGCAGCGCGAGCCACCCAAGGCCCGTAATCAATCGCGCCTGCCACGGGAACGGATATGAGCTGACTGCGAGGATGGCGCAGAGCGTGCCGCTGACCAGATACCCGATCTTCAACCAGATCTGCGAGAACCAGGCGGCTAGCCAGCGGATGATTACCAAGGCGAGGAAGTCTTCCGATGCCTTGATCCACTGGGGGAGGGCCTTGTCTGGTCCCGGATGCTCCTGAATCGATGATCTTGAATTCCTCCGCCGCGAACCCCCTTTTTTCTCGACCGACTTGGTCGCCTCGGGCTCAAGCGGTTCGTCGGGTCTGGAAACCGGGGTTTGCTCATGCCGGTAGCGAAAGAGGATCTCGCAAAGTCGCGTGAGCGGAGCGTTCCTCATCGAGGGATCGAGTTCGAGCAGGCGGGCCTTCATATCGGACCATTCCTCGGCGGTTACAATGACGCCCGCTTGGCAGAGTTCGACTGGGATGGCATCCGTGCTCGTTGAAGACAGGGCTTCCGCCTGACGCCTGACCGCTTCGTACCGCCCTCCCCTCGGTTTGGGGGCTTCATAGACCCAGCGGGCTACGCGAGGGGGGAGCCGGTCGAACGCGCCAACGAAGGGCAGCCGCTCGATCTTGTGGAGGCACCTGCGCATCTCCTGCCAGAGCAGCAGAAGCTGGAGCCATTCGAAGGTCAGGCTCCCCAACACTAGGGCGAACAGGATGGACAGCCCCCATACGAACAGCGGCTCGTCCACGGAAGGGAGTGCGGGCTGCAAGAACGGCTGCGAGATTGGGGCGGCTAGGATGTACGCATCAAAGGCCAGGATCATGGCCAGGGCGATAGGGCGTCGCTCGAGGAGGCACCGCCAAGGCTTAGACATGAATCTCCCGAAGTTCGGGCAGGACTCCGGTGGCAATGCGCCGACGGGGCGTTCCAGCATCGGGCTCCGCGGCGTGGCCTGCTTCTGCAGGTAGCGGCTGTAGAGGCGTGTGAGCACCCAGCCGAGCCAGGCGAGGCTCAGGAACAGGAGCGGGAAGACGGGCGAGACGCCGCTCGAGAGAGCGTTTGTACGATAGAACGCCAAGAGGTCGTCGGTCTGGCTTAACGCCTCGTCCTGAGATCCCACGTCCAGAGGTTGTACTCCCACGGCTCGGCCTCCGCCATACAGGACCACGGCGGCGACGAGGAGGATGAGCAGGGCTGTGAAACCCGCTGCGAGGAGGCGCGCGAATCGGTCCCCCTCGCCACGGCGGGGCGAATTCTCGGAATCCACCGGCGGTCGAGGCGACTCGCCCGCGCCGGTCCTCGGGGCAGCGCAAAGGACGACCAGGGCTGCGGCCGCCCCGACTGCCATGAGGATCTGGACGGCGACGGCGACGACGATCAGGCGGGAGGCCCAACCGCCGGGGGCCCAGGGGACGACTGCGATCGCACGGAGTCGCAAGATCGGGCGGGCCGCCATATGGAGGACGGCGATCATGAAGAGCAAGGCGACTAGGAGATAGCCGCGGGGGCCGTCAAGGCGTCCTCGCCTGGTCGATCCTCTAGCTGGAATCCAATTCAGCCACTCCGCCAGCCGTGGGAGGGACAGCCGATTCGCGGCAACCGGCGCTTCCACGCCCCTGCTGGCCGAGCGGTCCCAACCGAGCTGGAAAATCGCCAACCCCGCCAGCGCAACGCAAACCATGCAAAGCCCGGAGAAAAAAAAGAGCCAGCCCCTGCGGAACGTGGGCTGGAGCTGTGCGCCGTCATTCCCGTCGGACGCAGGTTCGGCATTGCCGCCCGTGGGTTTTGGCGCGGGGTAGATGGGGGCGTCCTGGGCAGGAGCGGCCTTATCGACGTGGAGCGGATAAATCCCGTGGTTCCCGACGACGCCGATCCACACTGGGGGCGTTTCTTCGTCGGCGCGCGCCTGCTGGAACGGACGTCCGTACTCGATGAGATGCCTTGTGAAGACTGCGTCGGTCGCAACTACGTCGAGCACGTTGTGGAGTTGAAGGACCGAGGCGTTGTAAATGCCCTGTGCATCATTGCTCGAGAAGAAGATGCGCTTGTCCCAGCTTCGGTCCTTGTTATCGAGCTGGGG
This genomic window contains:
- a CDS encoding glycosyltransferase family 4 protein yields the protein MKYAVCFTNFGPYHLARLRALAARLSARGDRLIAYETAGGERLYPWTRAEGEEPFDRVVLFPGRALEDIPAGACTEAMTEALDRDRPDAVAAVGYVRPESLALARWGRRRRIPTILMSESQAVDRPRAWYKEIIKSRRLRLFDAALCGGPSHREYLVDLGLPADRIALGYNAVDHDFFANQADAWRRLPGSRAEMPEGPFFLSVSRFAPEKNLPKLIEAFGLYRAQGGSWDLVLCGDGPQANEVAESIAKSGCEGSIHRPGFLQADALARWYAHAGAFVLASVSEPWGLVANEAAAAGLPLLLSSRCGCARTLVPDPQGETGARFDPNDARDISAKLEWAATLSEPDRQTVARRSREVAAEWGPERFAIGATEAWEIAASRPRRRRFARV
- a CDS encoding glycosyltransferase family 4 protein yields the protein MPSWIYRDSVVVACPDARPPAYQAVVGLARAGMLRRFVTSFYHDPDGLSTAMARRLTPRLYDRCRRFLERRHHEEIPADRVVGVPSVDLALKLESRLAGSRPQLKRLAARARTHWFDRRTAGELAGSRPEALLAFSDVASAVALPYCRRRGIATILSMVHGDVREEARVLRDEEAHAPDFFPLYLGDASLDREEMDWLHARRLRDLEQADRILVPSEHIAATLEREGIARDRIRVIPYAADCRRFHPLTQRRSDDSCTFLFAGGVSQRKGIKYLLEAWAKVRRPGWRLQLLGPMPRRLGPIQGLMEGVEPLGRVGHPEVPSHMAAADVFVFPSLFEGSAVVTYEALACGLPSIVTREAGSVVRDGVEGLIVPARSVDALAAAMTRLGTDAVLRARMAAAARGRAMDFDWPRYHVSVVEAVAGLVEARRAEARAGGASPILAPAGG